The Zea mays cultivar B73 chromosome 7, Zm-B73-REFERENCE-NAM-5.0, whole genome shotgun sequence DNA segment CCTTCTCCTCTCCCCTTCCTTCCCCTCCACCTCCCGCTTCTCTCGCTCCCTCAGCTCTGGCTCCGCTTTCGCCTCCTCATCTCCGGCGTCAACCTCCGCCCCGCCTGCACCCGTCAAGATCTACCTGTACGACCTGCCGGCCAAGTTTACCTACGGCGTCGTCCGTAGCTATAAGGCTGCGCGTGCGACATCTGGCTCCGCGGACGCCGCTGCTACTCTGCCCGACGAGCAACTGCGGTACCCGGGACACCAGCACTCGGCGGAGTGGTGGCTCTTCAAGGACCTGCTCCGACGCAGGCCGCAGGACCGCCCCGTGGCACGCGTGGACGACCCGAGCGACGCCGACCTCTTCTACGTGCCCTTCTTCTCCTCTCTCAGCCTTGTTGTCAACCCCATCCGCTCTCCGCTGGCAGCAAACGCCTCTGGGGCGGGGACAGCGTACAGCGACGAGGCCTTGCAAGAGGAGTTGCTAGAGTGGCTGGAGCGGCAACTTTACTGGCAGCGCCACAGGGGGAGGGATCACGTTTTCATCTGCCAGGATCCCAATGCCCTTTACAGGGTGGTCGATCGGATCAGCAATGCCGTACTCCTGGTTTCTGATTTCGGCAGGTTGCGCAGCGACCAGGCATCTCTCGTCAAGGATGTCATCCTGCCCTACTCACATCGAATCAACTCCTTCAAGGGTGAGGTCGGGGTGGATGGTCGCCCCTCTTTGCTGTTCTTCATGGGCAATAGGTACCGCAAGGAGGTAACTCCTGAATTCTGGAAGAAACATGATGAATCTAATCTGACCGGGGCATTGGTCAATTGCGTTTATAAGGGGAGCATATATGCTGTAGAATGTAGATTATAGACAACCAAGTGAAGGCGCCCCTTTGGAACTTGTAGTTTTCTAGTGTGCCCAAGCACAACATTCTTAATTGACACTCTCCCTCCATCCTAAAATGAATGTAATTCTAGATTTGAACCAAGTCATTTTTTTAGTAAGTTTGACTAAGTTTATATAAAATAGTATCAACATATGCCTCCAAATAGGTTTGCTATGGAAATGTATTTCATAATTAGTCTAATGATACTTATTTGGCGTCATAAGTATTTGTAACTTTTTTTgcacaaatttggtcaaactttaAATTATTTGACTCCTTGAAAAAGCAAGAATTGCACTCTTTTTGGGACGGAGGAAGTATTATCTAAATGGCATTACATTAATGGTGTTCTGATATTCATATTATCTTGTATAAAAATGAAGCTTAGAAGAAAACAGAGTTAGGATGCCTTTTTCTTTTGCCTAATAAAGAGAGAGCTTTACGAATTACTCAAGAAAGAAATACAATCTGCAGCAACTAGATGCTCGACACACACTGGACAATTATTGCAATCTGCAGTATGAAACATCCATTTTGCTAGCTGGGTGAGCTCGTGAGTAACTGAATTCTGCTCCTTTTGTGTGCTTGAGGAGAGATAGGCATGTGCGTCTAGAGAGGACCTATCCCTGACTGCGAATTGGACACCCCAACCCTCAAGAAGGCACACTTGGGTCAGAttgcaccaacatcatcaagcacCTGATCAAACTAACTGCTCAGAGACCCAGCTATAGCTTTGTTATCCAGGAAGCACTAGAAGTAGCAGATATACTCCCAGTAGTTAGGATGCAATTGTGCCCGTTTTGAACTATCTATGGCAAGTTCTGAACCGGATGCCCAAGGAAACTTgaactaggaaaattggtttcaacgGAAACATATACAAACTGAAGCAATTTTTTGATAATATATTTTTGGAATTATGTGTAGGGGACTAGGGGCTTGTTGACTCTGAAGTTTGTCGAATTTCAGAATGGCATAGCAGTTAAAGTTTTGCAATCTTCAATTCAAAATATCTAGTTTCAGATATATTtaccaaaacatttgttttttttGACAATGTCATTTACAATAATTGTCCTCTgaatttttttgtttctgtttcaaCTACCTAGCTCCTTTTTTTGTTCATCTTCTATGCATAGAATGCAACATCATTGTTGAAGGCAATTTTTTGTTAGGAAGTAGGAACACTATAGAAGACTACTGTAGCATCCAAGCATCAGCAACATCCTGATAAGAAACACAAAACCATGATTGATAAGATAAATGAAGTATGGAATAGTCGAGGAAAAAGGAAGGCGTATACTTTTTTCTTTTGGTTTGAAACAAACAACTAAATTGTTCATTCTCTTCCCCATCCAAAATTTGTCAAGTATCCTCCTTTAAAAAAACAAATGTGCATTACTATGTTTCATCTTTTAGTTTCTTTAATCAATTTACATGTAGTTCATCGTTGTTTTCCTTGTCAATGGAGTTACAGTCACTGTCTTGTTTTGATTTTGTACTTTGGTTATGCAATATCATATCTTTATGCTACAGTTTTATCATTATGAATATTGTAGGGAGGGAAGGTTCGTGATGCACTTTTTCAGATTCTTGAAAACGAGGATGATGTAACCATAAAACATGGAACACAATCGAGGGAGAGTCGGCGTGAAGCTACACAAGGAATGCACTCATCTAAATTTTGCCTGCATCCTGCCGGAGATACTCCCTCAGCATGCAGATTATTTGATGCACTTGTCAGTCTGTGTGTTCCTGTTATAGCCAGTGATTACATTGAACTTCCATTCGAAGATATTATAGACTACAATAAAATATCAATATTTGTTGGGACAAGCAAAGCAGTACAGCCTGGATACTtaacttcaactcttcgaagaatCAGTTCAGAGAGGATTCTGGAGTACCAGAGGGAAATAAAAAAGGTCAGTACTGACTAACCTAGACCGTACTGCTGTTTGCATGTGTTTCTTGGATGCAGTATTCTTTTGTGCAGTGATTTTTGTTTTTTTTAATTGGAAAACAATGTGTAGATTGCACCTACAAAGCATGTTGGAAAGTATGCGGTGCCTGAATGATGTAATAACATTTTGACTGTAGCTCAGTAATTTCAGAGGATTTGAAAAATAAATTTGTGGGGCCTGAAGTATAAACTTCCTCAGTGATCAGCCTTTCACGACTTAGTGTAGCTAGCGTAACTAAAAACCATCATGAAATTCTGCCATCACTATGCCTCGGCAAGAAACTCCATTCACACTTTCCACTTCTGTGCTAGCATTTGAAATCCGAGTAAGCTACTCAGTGCATTTGCCAGAAGATCACCCCACCATCTCATTCTTGTTTGGGTTAGAATATGTAGTAAGAACATGGATATATAGTGCTTTGGGATTGTTTTGACAAGCTGTCACTTTAGGCATATTATTATTTTCTGGCCTCCATATATGAGTTATTTTGTGCTCTTTCACCAATTCGATCTTATAtagtactccctccattccaaattataagtAGTTTTGGCTTTTTTAGATACATGACTTTTGCATGTATTTAGACATGACCTATATCTAGGTGCATAGCAAAAATTATGTATCTAGGAGCGAGTAGTATACTTTTGACGATGCAAGTGGGTCCATTCCGCTGAATTGCTGGTTCATTATGTACTCCCTTTGTCCTGAAATTATGTGTATTTTGATCATGGAAAAGTCATACAAAATAGTTTTTGACCCTTAATTTATTTCACAACATGTTGTCATTTGCTAAAGAATCAATCtctgttttcaagtcgtccgactaatcgcgattaatcgcgattagtcgggctggtcGCCTGTAAGTGGTCGATTAGCCGGACGACGCGATCAGACGTTCTGGTCGTCCAGATCGTCGATTAAGCGTCCAGATCGTCCGATTAGGCGTCGGATTAGTTGATTTCTGGTCGTccagtggcggctagggtttactATTGGGCTTCATCCTTTTTTGGCGCATCTACAGTAAGCAATATAAACCGCTTGCCTCCCCTGTCGAAACCCTAGCGCTGCCGTAACCCAAACCCTGCCTGCGCCCCTGCCCATTGTCTGCCCTCTACCGCCGTCATTTGTCCAGTGCATTCACCGGCGGCTGCTCCAATACACCGGCGCCGGCTCTCCAGGACTCCACCAGAGCATTGACGAAGAGGAACTGATGACTGGTGCTGGTCCCTTCCTTCTCCCCCTTTTCTA contains these protein-coding regions:
- the LOC100192046 gene encoding exostosin-like protein — translated: MWERGRPPRKPRPSPILVPPPPSSPPPRLNLLLPRSLLALAARAMPSRRPSPVLLLLLALSLALLFLLLSPSFPSTSRFSRSLSSGSAFASSSPASTSAPPAPVKIYLYDLPAKFTYGVVRSYKAARATSGSADAAATLPDEQLRYPGHQHSAEWWLFKDLLRRRPQDRPVARVDDPSDADLFYVPFFSSLSLVVNPIRSPLAANASGAGTAYSDEALQEELLEWLERQLYWQRHRGRDHVFICQDPNALYRVVDRISNAVLLVSDFGRLRSDQASLVKDVILPYSHRINSFKGEVGVDGRPSLLFFMGNRYRKEGGKVRDALFQILENEDDVTIKHGTQSRESRREATQGMHSSKFCLHPAGDTPSACRLFDALVSLCVPVIASDYIELPFEDIIDYNKISIFVGTSKAVQPGYLTSTLRRISSERILEYQREIKKVRHYFEYEDPNGPVNEIWRQVSLKAPLIKLLTNRDKRLLERGTNGTDCSCICSTTPTDITAAS